From one Dermacentor variabilis isolate Ectoservices chromosome 3, ASM5094787v1, whole genome shotgun sequence genomic stretch:
- the LOC142573924 gene encoding uncharacterized protein LOC142573924 isoform X1, whose protein sequence is MNHKVKRIKDRMQKEGRITSAGKRALENERWKTCALIALILTTVIGGEGWVFDLLFGAECCFNLVWDIILFKALRRRMNPTWADHDPDKIVRTLLWFLRATTVAVFFCYGAAVCEMFVSVKYASILAQGGAFYTITVLAKIAVLYGIYCYYRRYKDNGDSLEEYEANIADAMSQQQPSLASIQSSHSGSGRKIPTSAGEAATTINTSGGMRTVEPHSSH, encoded by the exons ATGAATCATAAGGTAAAACGCATTAAGGATAGGATGCAAAAAGAAGGAAGAATAACGAGCGCTGGAAAACGAGCGCTGGAAAACGAGCGCTGGAAAACGTGCGCACTTATAGCGCTCATCTTGACCACCGTGATCGGAG GCGAAGGATGGGTGTTCGACCTCCTGTTCGGAGCAGAGTGCTGCTTCAACCTGGTTTGGGACATCATCTTGTTCAAAGCCCTTCGAAGGAGG ATGAATCCAACATGGGCCGATCACGATCCG GACAAGATAGTTCGCACGCTGCTCTGGTTCCTGCGTGCGACCACTGTGGCCGTCTTCTTCTGCTACGGAGCAGCTGTGTGCGAAATGTTCGTCTCCGTTAAGTAT GCGTCGATCCTGGCTCAAGGCGGTGCCTTCTACACGATCACTGTGCTGGCAAAG ATTGCCGTCCTCTATGGTATCTACTGCTACTATCGGCGCTACAAGGACAACGGCGACAGCCTCGAGGAATACGAGGCCAACATCGCCGACGCGATGTCGCAGCAGCAGCCGTCATTGGCCTCCATTCAGTCCTCGCACAGTGGTTCGGGAAGGAAGATCCCGACCAGCGCAGGAGAGGCTGCGACGACCATCAACACTTCCGGAGGCATGCGTACCGTGGAGCCCCACTCTTCGCACTGA
- the LOC142573924 gene encoding uncharacterized protein LOC142573924 isoform X2, with protein MNHKVKRIKDRMQKEGRITSAGKRALENERWKTCALIALILTTVIGGEGWVFDLLFGAECCFNLVWDIILFKALRRRDKIVRTLLWFLRATTVAVFFCYGAAVCEMFVSVKYASILAQGGAFYTITVLAKIAVLYGIYCYYRRYKDNGDSLEEYEANIADAMSQQQPSLASIQSSHSGSGRKIPTSAGEAATTINTSGGMRTVEPHSSH; from the exons ATGAATCATAAGGTAAAACGCATTAAGGATAGGATGCAAAAAGAAGGAAGAATAACGAGCGCTGGAAAACGAGCGCTGGAAAACGAGCGCTGGAAAACGTGCGCACTTATAGCGCTCATCTTGACCACCGTGATCGGAG GCGAAGGATGGGTGTTCGACCTCCTGTTCGGAGCAGAGTGCTGCTTCAACCTGGTTTGGGACATCATCTTGTTCAAAGCCCTTCGAAGGAGG GACAAGATAGTTCGCACGCTGCTCTGGTTCCTGCGTGCGACCACTGTGGCCGTCTTCTTCTGCTACGGAGCAGCTGTGTGCGAAATGTTCGTCTCCGTTAAGTAT GCGTCGATCCTGGCTCAAGGCGGTGCCTTCTACACGATCACTGTGCTGGCAAAG ATTGCCGTCCTCTATGGTATCTACTGCTACTATCGGCGCTACAAGGACAACGGCGACAGCCTCGAGGAATACGAGGCCAACATCGCCGACGCGATGTCGCAGCAGCAGCCGTCATTGGCCTCCATTCAGTCCTCGCACAGTGGTTCGGGAAGGAAGATCCCGACCAGCGCAGGAGAGGCTGCGACGACCATCAACACTTCCGGAGGCATGCGTACCGTGGAGCCCCACTCTTCGCACTGA